The Fulvivirga maritima genome segment TCTGTTGATTCTACCAAAATTCTTTCGCTACTGGGGTACGCAATCATATATACATGTGTAGGACTTTCCTTTAAAGTGTAAGGAATAGAAAGCTCATTAAAAAGTATACTGAATAATGCCGTAGCAGAAACGCAGTTGTAATAACCATTTGAGAATATATGGCCGAAGGTATTTTCTAATTCGTATTTGGAGAAGAAATCTTCATGAATCTGATCATATAGGATTTTCATCTTTTTATCTACCTTCTTCTTGGCCAGTTTATCCAGATTAATAGAGGCAATTTCTTCATCTATTTTATTTAAGGCTGCCTGATAGTTGCCTGGTGTAGACAGCGGATCAGCGGCCATAAAAAGCTGTAGATAATTCTCTTTATCATTAATAAAGAAATTATTAAATGCCTCTTTTTCCATATCAGACCAATAGTTGATTTCGCTAAAAAGAACTAATGAATCTTGTTGGGAATAGGAATAGAATGGGATACTAATACACCCTAAAAATATTATTAAAGCCGCTTTCATTTTACTGGAATTTGGAGAACTCTACAATATAGCTATCTGAGTAATCATTGGAAAGTTTATTTTTTAAAACCAGGGCTTCCTCTCTTGAATCATACACACCCAAAATGAGAGCATACACCTGCTTACTGTTAACCACCTTGGGTTGTAAGGTCACTTTTATGTCTTTGTATTTTTGAGCTAACAGCTCACCTACTTCTAATAAAGCATCCATTTTTGTTAAGCTCATTACCTGTACTCCAAAACCTTTGGGTCTGGTTTTATGGATGCTAAAAGTATAAAATTGGGATGTTTGAGCCGCTATGGCGGAATCAGTAACTATATCTATAGAAACATCTACTATACCCAGATTTATAAAGTCTAAAGCCTCTGCCGCTGCACGGGAGAGATCAATGATACGTGTGCTAACAAATGGTCCTCTATCGTTTACCCTCACGTTAATGACCTTGTGATTATGAAGGTTAGTTACTTTTAGTCGTGTACCAAAGGGTAGGGAAGGGTGCGCTGCGGTATAGCTATCACCACGGTAAATTTCTCCACTGGCGGTTTTCCTACCTTCAAATTTATCAGCGTAATAGGAAGCTTTGCCGGATTGATATTGAGAATGACCAGGAAGATATAATGCCAAAAATGAGACTAATAACAGGAGTTTAAAAAATTTCATTAAATCTTTAGTTTCTATTTTATAGTTTGTGGTCGCAATTAACAAAAATTAATTAACTCATATTCGTTTTTTATATTATGGAATCTCTTTAGCTTTGTTCGGCAAATAACAATAACGCTTATTTGCCATGTCTTTAGACCAATCGAAATTTTTATTTGAAGCACTCACCTATGATGACGTGCTTTTACAACCCGGTTATTCTGAGGTTCTTCCACGAGATACTAACACTTCCACTTTACTGACAAAGAATATTAAACTTAATATTCCTTTTGTTTCTGCCGCTATGGATACAGTGACTGAGGCAGACTTGGCCATTTCTATGGCGCTAGAAGGAGGGTTAGGCTTTATTCATAAGAATATGTCTAAAGAGGCTCAAGCACAGCAGGTGCGCAAAGTGAAGAGATCTCAAAGTGGGATGATACTAGATCCTATCACATTAAATATTAACTCTAATGTGATGGATGCCGAGAAGATCATGAGAGAGTATAAAATTGGAGGGATACCCGTAGTTGATGAAAATCGTAGATTGATAGGAATCATTACTAACAGGGATCTACGTTTCCACAAGGATATGTCTACTCCTATCTCTGAAATTATGACTCGTGATGCGCTCATTACAGCCGAAGAGAATGTAGGGCTTGAGAAAGCAGAAGATATTCTTCAAGAGCATAAAATAGAAAAACTTCCTATAGTAAATAAAGATGGTATTCTTACCGGATTGATTACTTATAAGGATATCTTAAAAAACCGAAATAAGCCTAATGCCTGTAAAGATGAGTACGGCAGACTTAGAGTAGGAGCTGCAGTGGGAGTAACTCCTGATATTCTTGAAAGAGTAGAAGGCTTAAAAGCTGCGGGTGTAGATGTAATCAGCATTGATACTGCACATGGTCATTCTAAAGGAGTGATTGATATGTGTAAAACAGTGAAAAAGGCATTTCCTGATCTTGAAATTATAGTAGGAAATGTGGCTACAGGAGAGGCTGCTAAAGCATTAATAGAAGCCGGTGCTGATGCTATAAAAGTAGGTGTAGGACCTGGTAGTATTTGTACTACAAGAATTATTGCTGGTGTGGGTGTACCTCAACTGTCAGCAGTATACGAATGTGCTAAAGCAGCTAAAGGTACTGGTGTCCCGGTAATTGCTGATGGTGGTATTCGTTTTTCTGGTGATGTAGTGAAAGCGCTGGCTGGTGGTGCTAGCAGTGTTATGATAGGTTCACTTTTAGCTGGTACAGATGAGGCTCCCGGTGAAATGATCATCTATGAAGGACGTAAATTCAAGTCTTATAGAGGAATGGGTTCTGTAGAAGCGATGGAAGAAGGTTCAAAAGACAGATACTTCCAGGATGCAGAAGATGATATTAAAAAATTAGTGCCAGAAGGTATAGTAGGTCGAGTACCTTATAAAGGTATGGTGGCTGAAGTTTTATATCAGTTAATAGGTGGACTTAAAGCTGGAATGGGATACTGCGGAGCAGGATCTATTGAAGCCTTAAATGATGCCAAATTTGTGAAAATTACGGCTGCTGGTGTTCAGGAAAGTCACCCTCACGATATATTCATTACCAGAGAGGCTCCTAACTATAGCAGATAATGATGAAAAATATAGGTCTGGCAATTTTATCGGGTATACTGTTAATCATTGCCTGGCCTCCCGTTGGGCTTACTCCATTGCTGTTTGTTGCAATGGTGCCCTTATTATATGTTCTTTATGACATAAGAAGCATTAAAAAGGCCTTTGTATATACGTACTTGGCCTTTTTTTTATGGTCTTTAGGTACCATGTACTGGATAGCCAATACCAAGTTGGATACTTCTGGTTTTATGGTAGTGCTTACTGCATTTATACTTATCCCTCTATTTCAGAGTCTACCTGTTCTATTACTTATAGGTATTCGTAAGGTGTTTAAATCTTATAACACCTGGCTTTATTTGCCTGTGGTATGGTGTACTTATGAGTATCTTCATAGTAAATGGGAATTGGCTTTTACATGGCTGCACCTGGGGTTTGGTCTTGGTTCCATGCCCTTTCTTGGTCAGTTTTATCAGTTTACAGGCTATTTGGGAGGTTCTGTGTTGATTGTATTGATCAATGTGCTTGTTCTTTTTTCTTTTAAAAGAAGCAGAATATCGAAAGAAATGGGGGCTTATATTAGCTTCTGTTTGTGTGGTGCTTTTGGTTGTAAATGGTATTCTTTATACCTCAGAGGACAGAGGTAGAGGCACAGCCAAAGTAGCGGTAGTTCAACCTAATGATGATTCTTATCAAATTATTGACAAGGAGTCATTACGGCAGAAGGTAGAATCTATAAAAAAGGATTTACAGTCTATTAAGGGACAGGGAATCGATTTGGTGGTCTATCCTGAAGGCTTTATAAGAACTACGCCTAAGTATCCATTTATTATTAATGCGCCGGAAAAGACAGAACTGGTGCAGGCCATTAGAGCAGCGGCAGAGGAAGCGGACGTGGCGGTGTTAGTTGGTTTTGTAGGCTTTAGAGTTTTTCCTGAGCGTACTGCCCCGTCTAGTGCGGTAGCTGTTGGTAATGGATCTTATGCCAGTGGTTATAATGCTGCTATGCTGATAGCTCCAGGAATCACAACCCAGATACAAGTGAAAAATAACTTGGTTCCTTTCATGGAGCGTGTCCCATTTTTAGACTGGACTTCTTATTTTGAAACACTTAGGCTTAATCTCAATCAGGCTAAGGCGAGCTATACGCCAGATAATGTTACAAATGTTTTTAAATATAAGAACCTCCGGATTAGTCCTTTAATATGTCTTGATGCTCTTTTTCCAGATTATATAAGAGAGTTTGAAGAGTCCAGGGCCAATCTTATAGCCATTATAGCTAATGATGGCTGGGCAGGGAAAACTTCTGGCTACGGACAAAATGCTGATTATGCCTCAGTAGCCGCACTTTCTTTTAGGAAACAAGTAGTTCGCTCGGCAGCTACAGGTATCTCCCTTACTCTTAGAGAGAATGGAAAAGTGGAGAATTCTATTTCTTGGGATGAAAATGACATTTTAATTGAAAATGTTACATTAAAAAAAGGTAATACTATATACTCACTTTTTGGTAGCTACATCGGAATAATTGCTCTTTTAATAACTATTGGCTTATTTATTGCATCTTTGCAGAAGGCAAAGAAAATGTAAATATGTAATGAAGCTTACACGTGTGTTTTTGGTTTTAATTTTTGTAGGTATTTCTATGTCTGAAACCTACGCATGTTGGGGAGATAGAACGTTTACCTGGGAAGGGGGGACGAGCAGTAACTGGGGAAATACTTATAATTTTGATATATGGTACTTGCTACCTGGTAATAACGATGGTGTTATCGTTGATTTAGGAGAGTATTTTAATGAGCCTATCGTATCACAAAGCGATAGAATAGGAGTGCTAGTAATGGCCAATAGCGGTGTAATAAACGTGAGAGCTAATCTTAGAGTTGAGAACCTTGTTATTGATGCAGGAGCCAATAACTTAGTGAGAATAGGGGCAGGTAGTTCGTTGATTGTAGATAGAGAGTTAACCTTTAATGAAGCTGGAACTATCACTTTTGAAGGAGCCGGTAACCTGGTTATAGATGATGTCGATCTTAATGAAAATGGCTCTAGGATTATCAATAATCTTACGGGGAGCACCACTATAAATGGTAATTTACTCTTTTCAGGTAGTAATCAGTCTGTTTCAAATACGGGTAATATTAATATAGGTGGCGATGTAAGAGCAGGAGGCTCAGGCAATAATAATAATGTCATTAATAATTATGGCAATTTGTTATTCCGAAACATCATCCTTTCAAATGGTAATTTAACTATCAATAATTATTCATTAATTGATCAGTCGGGGTACTTTAACTCTATTGATAATGGAAGCTCATTTCATAATTATGATGGTTCCGTCTGGCGTTGGGGCTACTCTGGCGGTACCTATGATAATGACATAAATAATATTATGGATTGCTCTAATGGCACTAATACCTTTATATATGATGCTACTGGTGGGCAAAATATCATTCCTATTGATTATAGTAATTTAGTGCTGGCTGGTAATAATGTGAAGTATACACAAAACAACCTGACGGTAAATGGAGACCTTACTATTACAGAAAACGCCCGTCTTAATGTGGCTAATGGTAATGATAATATTACTCTTGCAGGTGATTGGATCAATAATAGCGGTAGTTGGAATTCTTTCGAAGAGGGTAATCGTCGTGTAAGTCTTAATGGTACTGGTAATCAAAGTATAATAGCTAATGAAACATTTTATGATCTGGAAATTAATAAGCCGGCTGGAAATGTTTTATTGTTTGGAGATAATGTGGTGAATCATTCATTGATGCTAAACAATGGTAAAGTGCAAACACGCGATCATTTTTTAACTATTGGAGCATCAGGTTTCATTGCGGGCTCTGATGAGGATAGTTATATTCAGGTTACCTCTGACGGAGGGCTTGTGCAGAATAGTATTGGAGGAGGAGCCAGAACTGGTGATATTCTTTTTCCTGTTGGTTTAAATAGCTATACACCTCTTACTATTAATAACACTACAGGTACTGCAGATAATTATACAATAAGAATGTGTTCTGGTATTAGCCTGAATGGTAACTGTTCTGATGATATGCTGGAAGAAAGTGCTATAAACTTAACCTGGTTTATTGATGAAGATGTAATAGGAGGTTCTGATGTTACCCTACAATTTCAGTGGGGTGGAACTGAGGAATTAGATGGCTTTGATAGAAGTAATATTAGTGTAGTTCACTATAATGGCTCTAATTGGGAACAGCTCAATTATGTAAGTGCATCAGGAACTGGTCCTTATTATGCTTCTGTATCCAATGTGTCTTCATTTTCACCATTTGGAGTGTCTAGTGGAGGGCCACTACCAGTAGAGTTAACTTATTTTACAGGTAGTCTTCAGGGTGAAAATGTGCTACTGAACTGGGAAACGGCTTCTGAGTTGAATAATGACTATTTTTCTGTAGAAAAGACATTAGACTTCGAAACTTATGAGCACGTAGCTACGGTTGGCGGTCAGGGGACTAAATCAAGCCCTTCAGAATATACTTTGACAGATGCAGACCCATATGCAGGTGTTTCTTATTATAGACTGAAACAAACAGATTATGACGGAACATTTACTTACTCCAGACCAGTAAGAATAAATAACCTTACCAGTTCAGAACATATTGATGTATCTTTATTTCCTGTACCAAGTGATGGGAATCTACTTAAATTGGCACTTCAGAGTAATGAGAGTATCGGTCTGGTAGATTTGCAAGTAATAGATGTACAAGGAAAAACAGTATATAAAGAAAGTAATATCCTGCCACAAGGCGAATGGTCTATTCAATTCAACAAACAGTTGAAACCGGGAATTTACAGCCTTTTAATTAACTCGGATAAAACGCTTACTAGAAAATTTGTTGTGGAGTAGGATAGTGCGAGGTGAAACAAAAAAAGGCCGTTTCAATATTTTGAAACGGCCTTTGTATTTATAGCCGATTAGTCCGGCTTATTAGCTTTAATTAAATACCTTCTGCTTCTACTCCTTCTATTTCCGGAAGCATTCTTTTTAGAAGATTCTCTATACCCGCTTTTAGCGTAACAGTAGATGAAGGGCAGCCACTGCATGAACCCTGAAGCAATACTTTTACAATACCGTTTTCATAAGAATGGAAAGAGATAGCACCACCATCTTGCTCTACAGCTGGTTTGATGTATTCATCTAATATACCTTTAATTTTCTTTACTGTTTCAGAGTCACTTTCATCATATTGCTCTTCAGGCATCAGTTTAGTTATAACCTCTCTGCCAGATTCAATATAATCTTTAATGTGCTGTTTCAGAGCATCTTTAATTTCAATCCACTCAACCTCTTCTTTTTTAGTAATAGTAATGAAATTAGACATGTAAAATACCCTGTCCACATACTCAAACCCAAAAAGCTCTTTTGCCAAGGGGGCGTTTTCCGTACTCTCTACATCAGGGAAATCATAACTTGTACCTTCAGGCACCAGCATATAGTTAGCTACGAACTTCATAGAGTTCGGGTTAGGGTTAGCCTCTAGGTATAGGTTTACTACTTTCTGATTGTCATTCTTAACTTTTGTCTCCATCTTATCTATGCTTTATTGGGCAAACAATGTTTATTTATAAAGGTTCCCTTACGAGTATTTAGGAAGTTCACCTTCTGATTTAGCGATGAGTGTAGATACACTGGCATCACCAGTTACATTTACTACGGTTCGGCACATGTCTAGGATACGGTCTACCGGAAAAATAATTGCTATCCATGCAGGATTAAGGCCTACAGATTGTAAAACTATAATCATCATTACCAATCCTGCACTAGGCACGGCCGCAGATCCTATAGAGGCAAGGGTAGCTGTAAATACGATGGTAAGCTGCTGTCCGAAGGTCAGGTCTACCATATGCATCTGAGCTAGAAAAACTACCGCTACGGCCTGATAAAGGCTGGTTCCGTCCATATTTACAGTGGCACCAATGGGTAATACAAAACTGCTTATGTTTTTAGAAACTCCCATGTTTTCTTCCACACACTCCATAGTAACAGGTAATGTGGCAGCACTGGAGCTGGTAGAAAACGCCAGAAACTGTGCCGGACTTATATTCTTGAAAAATTCTTTATAACTGAGTTTTTTAACGAAAAGAGTAATCAATAGTGGGTAGAAAATAAAAACCATAAAAGCCAAACCCAGCACTAGTGTTAATGAATAAGTCCACAAGCCTTTGAATATTTCGAATACTTCAGCAGGGGTGTCAGCCATTTTGGCAATTACACCGGCTAGCAGCGCGAAAACAAAGAATGGCGCAGCTTTCATAACTATGTCCACCATTTTAAGAAAAACCTCATTTATGCCGTTTATGAAGTCAATAACAGGTTTTCCGGTTTCATTAGGAATAATAGCTAATGACAAACCAAAAAATATGGCGAAGAAAATTACTTGCAACATGAGGCCGTTATCAGAAAGAGACATCATGATGTTTTCAGGAACCATATCTACTAAAAACTGTAATGGGGGGGGTGTCCTTTGTTTTTTCTGCAGCTACCATTTTTTCTTGTACTGCGGCAGCTTCAGCATGTTGTGCTGCTTGGGCCAGGGTTTCATCACTGGCAATTTCTTCTACCTGATCTCTATATTCAGGGTCAGTGAGTACATTTTTATCATCCTTTACTCCTTCTACACCATCAGTAGCCTGTACCCATTTTTCATATTCTATCCTGTTTTTTAGCTGCTGCTGTTCATCTATAAATTTGCCGGGCTTTACAATATTTACCAATAATAAGCCTATGCCTACAGCTATTACCGTGGTTAAAAGGTAGAGACCAAGCGTTTTTGCTCCCAGGCGTCCTAGCTTAGAAATATCGCTTAAGCTGGATACTCCTCCTATAATAGAAAATAGCACCAGCGGTACTGCAATAAATTTTAATAACCTAATGAATATAGTGCCAAATGGGTTGATCCAATTAATGGTAAAATCATTCCAGCCAAGTGCACTTGAAATAAATGCATATATGATTCCGGCTACAAGGCCAATAATAATTTTAATATGTAAAGGGAGGTTTTTCATAGAAAGGATGAAAAATTTAGTCGGATAATTTACTCGATTTATTAATTAAAAAGAAGTCTGCTATTACTAAGGCAGCCATAGCTTCTACAATAGGTACTGCTCTTGGTACTACACAAGGATCATGTCTTCCCTTGCCACTTACCGTAGCTTCATCTCCAGCTTTA includes the following:
- a CDS encoding septal ring lytic transglycosylase RlpA family protein; its protein translation is MKFFKLLLLVSFLALYLPGHSQYQSGKASYYADKFEGRKTASGEIYRGDSYTAAHPSLPFGTRLKVTNLHNHKVINVRVNDRGPFVSTRIIDLSRAAAEALDFINLGIVDVSIDIVTDSAIAAQTSQFYTFSIHKTRPKGFGVQVMSLTKMDALLEVGELLAQKYKDIKVTLQPKVVNSKQVYALILGVYDSREEALVLKNKLSNDYSDSYIVEFSKFQ
- the guaB gene encoding IMP dehydrogenase: MSLDQSKFLFEALTYDDVLLQPGYSEVLPRDTNTSTLLTKNIKLNIPFVSAAMDTVTEADLAISMALEGGLGFIHKNMSKEAQAQQVRKVKRSQSGMILDPITLNINSNVMDAEKIMREYKIGGIPVVDENRRLIGIITNRDLRFHKDMSTPISEIMTRDALITAEENVGLEKAEDILQEHKIEKLPIVNKDGILTGLITYKDILKNRNKPNACKDEYGRLRVGAAVGVTPDILERVEGLKAAGVDVISIDTAHGHSKGVIDMCKTVKKAFPDLEIIVGNVATGEAAKALIEAGADAIKVGVGPGSICTTRIIAGVGVPQLSAVYECAKAAKGTGVPVIADGGIRFSGDVVKALAGGASSVMIGSLLAGTDEAPGEMIIYEGRKFKSYRGMGSVEAMEEGSKDRYFQDAEDDIKKLVPEGIVGRVPYKGMVAEVLYQLIGGLKAGMGYCGAGSIEALNDAKFVKITAAGVQESHPHDIFITREAPNYSR
- the lnt gene encoding apolipoprotein N-acyltransferase; the protein is MLASVCVVLLVVNGILYTSEDRGRGTAKVAVVQPNDDSYQIIDKESLRQKVESIKKDLQSIKGQGIDLVVYPEGFIRTTPKYPFIINAPEKTELVQAIRAAAEEADVAVLVGFVGFRVFPERTAPSSAVAVGNGSYASGYNAAMLIAPGITTQIQVKNNLVPFMERVPFLDWTSYFETLRLNLNQAKASYTPDNVTNVFKYKNLRISPLICLDALFPDYIREFEESRANLIAIIANDGWAGKTSGYGQNADYASVAALSFRKQVVRSAATGISLTLRENGKVENSISWDENDILIENVTLKKGNTIYSLFGSYIGIIALLITIGLFIASLQKAKKM
- a CDS encoding T9SS type A sorting domain-containing protein gives rise to the protein MKLTRVFLVLIFVGISMSETYACWGDRTFTWEGGTSSNWGNTYNFDIWYLLPGNNDGVIVDLGEYFNEPIVSQSDRIGVLVMANSGVINVRANLRVENLVIDAGANNLVRIGAGSSLIVDRELTFNEAGTITFEGAGNLVIDDVDLNENGSRIINNLTGSTTINGNLLFSGSNQSVSNTGNINIGGDVRAGGSGNNNNVINNYGNLLFRNIILSNGNLTINNYSLIDQSGYFNSIDNGSSFHNYDGSVWRWGYSGGTYDNDINNIMDCSNGTNTFIYDATGGQNIIPIDYSNLVLAGNNVKYTQNNLTVNGDLTITENARLNVANGNDNITLAGDWINNSGSWNSFEEGNRRVSLNGTGNQSIIANETFYDLEINKPAGNVLLFGDNVVNHSLMLNNGKVQTRDHFLTIGASGFIAGSDEDSYIQVTSDGGLVQNSIGGGARTGDILFPVGLNSYTPLTINNTTGTADNYTIRMCSGISLNGNCSDDMLEESAINLTWFIDEDVIGGSDVTLQFQWGGTEELDGFDRSNISVVHYNGSNWEQLNYVSASGTGPYYASVSNVSSFSPFGVSSGGPLPVELTYFTGSLQGENVLLNWETASELNNDYFSVEKTLDFETYEHVATVGGQGTKSSPSEYTLTDADPYAGVSYYRLKQTDYDGTFTYSRPVRINNLTSSEHIDVSLFPVPSDGNLLKLALQSNESIGLVDLQVIDVQGKTVYKESNILPQGEWSIQFNKQLKPGIYSLLINSDKTLTRKFVVE
- a CDS encoding NifU family protein; translated protein: METKVKNDNQKVVNLYLEANPNPNSMKFVANYMLVPEGTSYDFPDVESTENAPLAKELFGFEYVDRVFYMSNFITITKKEEVEWIEIKDALKQHIKDYIESGREVITKLMPEEQYDESDSETVKKIKGILDEYIKPAVEQDGGAISFHSYENGIVKVLLQGSCSGCPSSTVTLKAGIENLLKRMLPEIEGVEAEGI
- a CDS encoding dicarboxylate/amino acid:cation symporter yields the protein MVPENIMMSLSDNGLMLQVIFFAIFFGLSLAIIPNETGKPVIDFINGINEVFLKMVDIVMKAAPFFVFALLAGVIAKMADTPAEVFEIFKGLWTYSLTLVLGLAFMVFIFYPLLITLFVKKLSYKEFFKNISPAQFLAFSTSSSAATLPVTMECVEENMGVSKNISSFVLPIGATVNMDGTSLYQAVAVVFLAQMHMVDLTFGQQLTIVFTATLASIGSAAVPSAGLVMMIIVLQSVGLNPAWIAIIFPVDRILDMCRTVVNVTGDASVSTLIAKSEGELPKYS
- a CDS encoding dicarboxylate/amino acid:cation symporter: MKNLPLHIKIIIGLVAGIIYAFISSALGWNDFTINWINPFGTIFIRLLKFIAVPLVLFSIIGGVSSLSDISKLGRLGAKTLGLYLLTTVIAVGIGLLLVNIVKPGKFIDEQQQLKNRIEYEKWVQATDGVEGVKDDKNVLTDPEYRDQVEEIASDETLAQAAQHAEAAAVQEKMVAAEKTKDTPPITVFSRYGS